GCTTCACCGTCGAGGTCGTCGCCCTCACGCCGGCCGAGCTGGCCGAGATCGCCGCCGACGCCGACGAGCTGAGCGAGGCGGACCCACCCTCGGGCGGGCACTACGTCAGCGTCCTCAAGACCGCCCCCACCGACGCCGGCCGCCGCACCATCGAGACCGACCCGCCCGAGGGGGAGCGCGTGCACGTGCGCGGCCGGGCCGTGCACCTGCTCTACGACAAGCCGTACCACGAGGCCAGGCGCTCGAACGCCGCCGTCGAGAAGGCGTTGGGGACGTCGACGAACCGCAACGCCACGGTCGTGCGTGCCCTCGCCGCGAAGTGGGGCGCCTGACCGCCTCGCCATGTCCTCCCCGCCCACCACATGGGCCCGGTGCGCCGGCAGCCTGTGGATGACGGACGGCGCTGTCGGTGGGGCCACCTACAGTTGAGGTCATGGCGTGGAGCGTCGGGCGGGCGACGTGGGTCGGTGACCTGAGCGACAGCTCGATCGAGCAGCAGGTCGGCTCCCGCACGTTCG
This is a stretch of genomic DNA from Terracoccus luteus. It encodes these proteins:
- a CDS encoding DUF1697 domain-containing protein, with the translated sequence MPTWIALLRAVNVGGRSYPMAQLRAVLTEAGYGDVETHIQTGNVRLTSPLRSRAKLESELERLLSDDRGFTVEVVALTPAELAEIAADADELSEADPPSGGHYVSVLKTAPTDAGRRTIETDPPEGERVHVRGRAVHLLYDKPYHEARRSNAAVEKALGTSTNRNATVVRALAAKWGA